One Hydrogenophaga crassostreae genomic region harbors:
- a CDS encoding lytic transglycosylase domain-containing protein, with translation MTPRPMPMLLATAAVVACATASVHASNLGVTAAQAASWREEALALEHGEGVVKDQSVAIDLYCKAARAGDTVARYNLGWMYANGRGTPRNDAFAAYFFQLAAEQGDEPSRNMLAVMGQQTSKPPCVEQAEAEEASRLAAERAEAAAQAAAAAALDKATNQYKRLIDTEQERRIMGIVQRLAPLYGIHPGLVYAVIRAESNFNPLAVSEKNAQGLMQLIPATAARFRVQKPLDPEQNIRGGLSYLRWLLAYFKGDVPLVVAAYNAGEGAVERYKGVPPYPETQGYVRRIQEVFSLPNHPFDASVTAPSPGLAQFVIKPGS, from the coding sequence ATGACCCCCCGCCCCATGCCGATGCTGCTGGCCACCGCCGCTGTGGTGGCCTGTGCAACGGCATCGGTGCACGCCAGCAACCTTGGTGTGACGGCCGCACAGGCAGCAAGCTGGCGTGAAGAGGCCCTTGCGCTGGAACACGGCGAAGGCGTGGTCAAGGACCAAAGCGTCGCCATTGATTTGTATTGCAAGGCCGCCCGGGCCGGAGACACCGTGGCGCGCTACAACCTGGGCTGGATGTATGCCAACGGGCGCGGCACGCCGCGCAACGACGCATTCGCAGCCTACTTTTTCCAGCTCGCAGCCGAACAGGGCGACGAGCCCTCCCGAAACATGTTGGCGGTGATGGGGCAACAAACCTCGAAACCGCCCTGTGTGGAGCAGGCGGAGGCCGAAGAGGCCAGCCGCCTGGCCGCCGAACGTGCCGAGGCCGCCGCTCAGGCTGCCGCAGCCGCGGCTCTGGACAAGGCCACCAACCAATACAAACGCCTGATCGACACCGAGCAGGAACGGCGCATCATGGGCATCGTGCAACGCCTCGCCCCCCTGTATGGCATTCATCCGGGACTGGTCTATGCCGTCATTCGTGCCGAGTCCAACTTCAACCCGCTGGCTGTGTCCGAGAAAAATGCGCAAGGCCTGATGCAGCTGATTCCCGCCACGGCAGCCCGGTTTCGCGTGCAAAAGCCATTGGACCCCGAGCAGAACATCCGTGGCGGCCTGTCGTACCTGCGATGGCTGCTGGCGTATTTCAAGGGCGACGTGCCGCTCGTGGTGGCCGCCTACAACGCCGGTGAAGGGGCGGTGGAGCGCTACAAGGGCGTGCCGCCCTATCCTGAAACGCAGGGCTACGTGCGACGCATACAAGAGGTGTTCAGCCTGCCCAACCACCCCTTTGACGCCAGCGTCACAGCCCCCTCACCCGGGCTGGCACAATTTGTGATCAAACCCGGCTCCTGA
- a CDS encoding FAD-binding oxidoreductase, giving the protein MNTELTSLLRAAVGDAHVLTHEDPSADLSAWENDWRKRAQGRALAVVRPGNAKEVAAVVKACAAAGASIVPQGGNTGLVVGSVPDDSGTQVVLSLGRMQAVRAIDAANLTVTVEAGCILQNLQTTVDEAGFLFPLSLAAEGSCTIGGNLATNAGGTQVLRYGNARELCLGLEVVTAQGEIWHGLTGLRKDNTGYDLRDLFIGSEGTLGVITAATLKLYPQPAAQLTAWAAVPSLEAAVSLLGLAHQRLSAGLTGFEVMGQFALSLVNKHFPALRVPLWAESPWCVLLENSDSESETHARGQLESLLETAFEQGIVSDAVVAESLAQANGLWHIRESIPLAQAEEGLNIKHDISIPVSRIPAFCTETDALLQREIPGVRLVNFGHLGDGNLHYNVQAPAEMDARAFLQTEEERVNTLVFDMVARYDGSISAEHGVGSLKAAKLPHYKDPVALSLMRAVKLALDPDNLMNPGRVLTP; this is encoded by the coding sequence ATGAACACCGAATTGACGAGCTTGTTGCGCGCTGCCGTCGGCGACGCCCATGTGCTGACACATGAAGACCCTTCGGCCGATCTGAGTGCCTGGGAAAACGATTGGCGCAAACGAGCCCAGGGCCGCGCGCTTGCAGTTGTTCGCCCGGGCAACGCCAAGGAAGTGGCGGCGGTGGTGAAGGCCTGTGCCGCGGCTGGCGCCAGCATCGTGCCCCAGGGTGGCAACACGGGTCTGGTTGTGGGTTCGGTGCCCGATGACAGCGGCACACAGGTGGTTCTGAGTCTGGGCCGCATGCAAGCCGTGCGCGCGATCGACGCAGCCAACCTCACGGTCACCGTGGAGGCCGGCTGCATTCTGCAAAACCTGCAAACCACGGTCGATGAAGCCGGGTTCCTGTTTCCCCTCAGCCTGGCCGCCGAAGGCAGCTGCACCATTGGCGGCAACCTCGCCACCAACGCCGGCGGGACCCAGGTTCTGCGCTACGGCAATGCCCGCGAGCTCTGTCTCGGCCTGGAAGTGGTCACCGCGCAAGGCGAGATCTGGCATGGCCTGACCGGCCTGCGCAAAGACAACACCGGCTACGACCTGCGCGACCTGTTCATCGGCAGCGAAGGCACGCTGGGCGTCATCACCGCCGCCACCTTGAAGCTTTACCCCCAACCCGCCGCCCAACTCACCGCCTGGGCGGCCGTGCCTTCGCTGGAGGCCGCCGTTTCGCTGCTGGGCCTGGCGCACCAGCGCCTGAGCGCCGGGCTCACTGGCTTTGAAGTCATGGGCCAGTTTGCGCTGAGCCTGGTGAACAAACACTTCCCGGCATTGCGCGTACCGCTCTGGGCGGAGTCGCCCTGGTGCGTCTTGCTGGAAAACAGCGACAGCGAGTCGGAGACCCACGCCCGCGGCCAACTGGAGAGCCTGCTGGAAACCGCTTTCGAGCAAGGCATCGTGAGCGACGCCGTGGTGGCCGAGAGCCTGGCCCAGGCCAACGGCCTGTGGCACATCCGCGAGAGCATCCCGCTGGCCCAGGCCGAAGAAGGCCTGAACATCAAGCACGACATCAGCATCCCGGTATCCCGCATACCGGCGTTCTGCACCGAGACCGATGCACTGCTGCAGCGGGAGATTCCCGGCGTTCGCCTGGTGAACTTCGGCCACCTCGGCGATGGCAACCTGCACTACAACGTACAGGCACCTGCGGAAATGGACGCCCGTGCCTTCCTCCAAACAGAGGAAGAGAGGGTCAATACGCTGGTATTTGACATGGTGGCGCGCTACGATGGCTCCATCAGCGCAGAGCACGGCGTGGGCAGCCTGAAAGCGGCCAAGTTGCCGCACTACAAAGACCCGGTTGCGCTCTCCCTGATGCGCGCCGTCAAGCTGGCGCTGGACCCTGACAACCTCATGAACCCTGGACGCGTGCTGACACCATGA
- a CDS encoding DUF2069 domain-containing protein has product MPDTPSAPVTDVASSSRSVAISRALAVGSLVGLIVLGLLWEMWLAPLRPGGSWLVLKVLPLTLPLTGLLKNRMYTYRWMSLVVWLYFTEGVVRAWSDKGLSAALAGIEVFLCLTLFVAVTMHIRTRLKAAGQEAVDADKLRHAAAIGAASDPIPPSKP; this is encoded by the coding sequence ATGCCAGATACCCCCAGCGCTCCCGTGACCGATGTCGCGTCCTCCTCACGCTCCGTAGCCATTTCACGCGCGCTGGCCGTGGGCAGCCTGGTGGGGCTGATCGTGCTGGGGCTGTTGTGGGAAATGTGGCTGGCGCCCTTGCGCCCCGGTGGTTCCTGGCTGGTGCTCAAGGTGTTGCCGCTGACCCTGCCTCTGACCGGTTTGCTGAAAAACCGCATGTACACCTACCGCTGGATGAGCCTGGTGGTCTGGCTGTATTTCACCGAAGGCGTGGTGCGCGCCTGGAGCGACAAGGGGCTTTCGGCCGCGTTGGCGGGCATCGAAGTCTTTCTCTGTCTCACGCTGTTTGTCGCCGTGACGATGCATATTCGAACCCGCCTCAAAGCCGCCGGGCAGGAAGCCGTTGACGCCGACAAGCTGCGCCACGCCGCCGCCATCGGCGCCGCCTCCGACCCCATACCACCCTCAAAACCATGA
- a CDS encoding YihY family inner membrane protein: MTLDERWQQLETLLQTLWRDTLNFPWRNTAMTLRERFGEDRLGVTASSLTFTTTISLVPLFTVALAVFSAFPMFARMQESLQRWLIQSLVPNDIAKQVLSYLNQFAAKAGEMGWAGALALLVTALALILTIDRKLNDIWRVRESRPFTQRVLVYWAVLTLGPLLLAGSLSLTSYALSASKGLVATMPGALKFLLTALQFVLMSVGMAALYRYVPNTRVRWSHALVGGFFVATGLEVAKKLLSWYLSTVPTYSMVYGTFASVPILLVWIYLAWVIVLLGAVVTAYLPSLLSGIARRADTPGWSFMLALEMLQLLRRARTGDQRGMSLEAIAQALRVDPLNLEGPAGHMVALDWLARLNEEEERYVLLLDLEHMPMADLAGRLLLGREASTQLFWTASGWHHMTVADALGSNPGPNADALAA, from the coding sequence ATGACCCTAGACGAACGCTGGCAACAGCTGGAAACCCTGCTGCAAACCCTGTGGCGCGACACGCTGAATTTCCCTTGGCGCAACACCGCCATGACGCTGCGCGAGCGCTTCGGTGAAGACCGGCTGGGCGTGACGGCCAGCAGCCTGACGTTCACGACCACGATCTCCCTGGTTCCCCTGTTCACCGTGGCGCTGGCCGTCTTCAGCGCGTTCCCGATGTTTGCGCGCATGCAGGAGAGCCTGCAGCGGTGGCTGATCCAGAGCCTGGTGCCCAACGACATCGCCAAACAGGTGTTGAGCTACCTCAACCAGTTCGCGGCCAAGGCAGGGGAAATGGGCTGGGCGGGGGCTTTGGCGTTGCTGGTCACCGCGCTGGCGCTGATATTGACCATCGACCGCAAGCTCAACGATATCTGGCGGGTGCGTGAGAGCCGGCCGTTCACGCAGCGGGTGCTGGTGTATTGGGCGGTGCTCACGCTCGGGCCGCTGCTGCTTGCCGGCAGTCTGAGTCTGACTTCTTATGCGCTGTCCGCCTCCAAGGGCTTGGTGGCCACCATGCCCGGGGCGCTGAAGTTTCTGCTCACCGCCTTGCAGTTTGTCTTGATGAGTGTGGGGATGGCTGCGCTGTACCGCTATGTGCCCAACACGCGGGTGCGCTGGAGTCATGCGCTGGTGGGGGGCTTTTTTGTCGCGACCGGGCTGGAAGTGGCCAAAAAGCTGCTGTCCTGGTACCTCTCCACCGTGCCTACTTACTCCATGGTCTACGGTACCTTCGCCAGCGTGCCGATTTTGCTGGTCTGGATCTACCTGGCCTGGGTGATCGTGCTGCTGGGTGCAGTGGTCACGGCCTACCTGCCGAGTCTGCTTTCGGGCATCGCGCGCCGGGCCGATACGCCGGGCTGGAGCTTCATGCTCGCGCTGGAAATGCTGCAGCTCTTGCGTCGAGCCCGAACAGGGGATCAAAGGGGCATGAGCCTGGAGGCCATCGCCCAGGCACTGCGGGTGGATCCGCTGAACCTGGAGGGGCCTGCTGGCCACATGGTGGCGCTCGACTGGCTCGCGCGCCTCAATGAGGAAGAGGAGCGTTATGTGCTGCTGCTCGATCTGGAGCACATGCCCATGGCCGATCTGGCCGGGCGTTTGCTGCTGGGTCGCGAGGCCAGTACCCAGCTCTTCTGGACCGCCAGCGGTTGGCACCACATGACGGTTGCAGACGCCCTTGGCTCAAACCCAGGCCCCAATGCCGATGCCTTGGCTGCCTGA
- a CDS encoding VOC family protein translates to MLLGLRTAIYPAPDLAAAKRWYSQVLGAEPYFDEAFYVGFQVGGFELGLLPNATPSTAGPQALWGVADIEVAVQHVLALGAKPLEPIAEVGGGIRVASVEDPFGNRLGLIQNPHFDTSAVR, encoded by the coding sequence GTGTTGCTCGGACTTCGAACCGCCATTTACCCCGCACCCGATCTGGCGGCCGCCAAGCGCTGGTACAGCCAGGTGTTGGGCGCAGAGCCCTATTTTGACGAGGCGTTTTACGTGGGGTTCCAGGTGGGCGGGTTTGAGCTCGGTTTGTTGCCCAACGCAACGCCGTCGACCGCTGGGCCGCAGGCGTTGTGGGGTGTGGCGGATATCGAAGTGGCCGTTCAGCATGTGTTGGCGCTGGGGGCCAAACCGCTGGAGCCGATTGCCGAGGTGGGTGGGGGTATCCGGGTGGCGTCAGTGGAGGACCCCTTTGGCAACCGCCTGGGGCTGATCCAGAACCCCCACTTCGACACTTCAGCGGTTCGCTGA
- a CDS encoding DUF962 domain-containing protein, which yields MNDTTTPPPAQQFKSFAEFYPFYLSEHSDRACRRMHFLGSSLGVLCLGLLAWTGEPQYLLYGLLAGYACAWIGHFVFEKNKPASFKRPLYSFMGDWVMYKDMWLGKVSL from the coding sequence ATGAACGACACAACCACGCCGCCACCAGCGCAGCAGTTCAAGAGCTTCGCCGAGTTCTACCCGTTCTATCTGAGCGAACACAGCGACCGTGCCTGCCGCCGAATGCACTTTCTGGGCAGTTCGCTGGGGGTCCTTTGCCTGGGCTTGCTGGCCTGGACGGGCGAACCACAATACCTGTTGTATGGGCTGCTGGCGGGCTATGCCTGCGCCTGGATCGGACACTTCGTGTTCGAAAAAAACAAGCCGGCCAGCTTCAAGCGCCCGCTCTACAGCTTCATGGGCGACTGGGTCATGTACAAAGACATGTGGCTGGGCAAGGTGTCGCTCTGA
- a CDS encoding cytochrome P450, giving the protein MQASDITPPMSAESARDTATHFDLRALRGDFLANPYPVYAALRENEPVKQMPDGSVFLTRYEDLVAVYRDAASFSSDKHVEFAPKYGAGSPLFEHHTTSLVFNDPPLHTRVRKLIMGALTRRAIADMEPGLITLVDSLLDHIESQGGGDLIEDFASAIPVEIIGNLLGVPHGDRGPLRDWSLAILGALEPAITPAQQKLGDSSVTEMLAYLKGLVAERRKQPGDPERDVLTRLIQGEVNGERLSEVELLQNCIFLLNAGHETTTNLIGNGLILLQEFPQARRSLLGDMGATVNDAAGLEAVLTLAVDEFLRFESSNQLGNRRVVKAGQVGGVDLPVGRLITLCIGAANRDPAQFDQPEVLNLRRTPNKHLAFGFGIHQCAGLSLARLEGRIAIGRFLQRFPDFKLSSPPTRGGRARFRGFLHAPFTTA; this is encoded by the coding sequence ATGCAAGCCAGCGACATCACCCCACCCATGAGCGCCGAGAGTGCGCGCGATACAGCCACCCACTTCGATCTGCGTGCACTGCGCGGCGATTTTCTGGCCAATCCCTATCCGGTCTACGCTGCGTTGCGCGAAAACGAACCGGTCAAGCAGATGCCCGATGGATCGGTCTTTCTCACCCGCTACGAAGACCTGGTCGCCGTCTACCGCGACGCCGCCAGCTTCAGCTCCGACAAACACGTGGAGTTCGCGCCCAAATACGGAGCAGGGTCGCCACTTTTTGAGCACCACACCACCAGCCTCGTTTTCAACGATCCGCCGCTGCACACCCGCGTGCGCAAGCTCATCATGGGCGCACTCACCCGACGCGCCATCGCCGACATGGAGCCTGGCCTGATCACGCTGGTCGACAGCTTGCTCGACCACATCGAATCGCAAGGTGGTGGCGACCTGATAGAAGATTTTGCGTCAGCGATCCCTGTGGAAATCATCGGCAACCTGCTCGGCGTGCCACACGGCGACCGCGGCCCCCTGCGCGACTGGTCGCTGGCGATTCTGGGTGCGCTGGAGCCCGCAATCACACCCGCGCAGCAAAAGCTCGGTGACAGCAGCGTGACCGAGATGCTGGCCTACCTCAAAGGGCTGGTCGCCGAGCGCAGAAAACAGCCCGGGGACCCCGAGCGCGATGTGCTCACACGGCTGATCCAGGGCGAAGTGAATGGCGAGCGACTGAGCGAGGTGGAGCTGCTGCAAAACTGCATCTTCCTGCTCAACGCCGGCCATGAAACCACCACCAACCTGATTGGGAACGGACTGATCCTGCTGCAAGAGTTTCCCCAAGCCCGGCGTTCGTTGCTGGGCGACATGGGCGCGACGGTCAACGATGCCGCCGGACTGGAGGCTGTGCTCACGCTTGCGGTGGACGAGTTTCTGCGCTTCGAGTCGTCCAACCAGTTGGGCAATCGCCGAGTGGTCAAGGCGGGCCAGGTGGGCGGTGTGGATTTGCCTGTGGGACGCCTCATCACGCTGTGCATCGGTGCGGCCAACCGCGACCCCGCGCAATTCGACCAGCCCGAAGTGCTGAACCTGCGCCGCACGCCCAACAAACACCTGGCCTTTGGTTTCGGCATTCACCAGTGCGCCGGTCTGAGTCTGGCCAGGCTCGAAGGCCGGATTGCCATCGGGCGTTTTTTGCAGCGCTTTCCCGACTTCAAGTTAAGCAGCCCTCCCACCCGGGGTGGGCGAGCGCGCTTTCGGGGGTTCTTGCACGCACCGTTCACCACAGCCTGA
- a CDS encoding aminotransferase-like domain-containing protein has translation MSALPPPLVLRTHHEAAGERAPPLYQRVAQTLAQLIHSGTFKAGQRLPSVRETALAQGVSISTTLQAYRQLEEQGLAQAKPKAGYFVRAAVRTALRIPQPSPSAPPQRSFSLERHSRSESFALLYQPGDRASFGGFTPQSSGLFDEQRLRVAVGRAARVHRRSLTEYNKADTGRLSLRQAVARRALHMGCALDADDIVITASCTQAVSLCLRAVTSPGDVVALESPTFFGYLDLLESQGLRALEIPSHPRTGMSLPALELALDTQPIKAVLTTPTLSNPLGAVMPLAAKQRLVRLLAERGVPLIEDVVFNDLLAGDERRKAAKSFDSGRGVMVCGSFAKTLVPGMRLGWVEGGRWRDTIAIHKRLQGAATNVVLEEALADLLTQGSYEAHVRRLTAQQAVRRAEARQIIARHFPKGIRVSNPPSGDTLWLELDPAMDSMALFHQCAAEGITFGPGQLFTATDRYRHCLRLSFSGPWDNNAQGALARIGELACALTGGPALRLAAATPQHD, from the coding sequence ATGTCCGCCCTGCCCCCACCCTTGGTGCTGCGCACCCATCACGAAGCCGCCGGCGAGCGGGCGCCGCCGCTGTACCAGCGGGTGGCACAAACCCTGGCCCAGCTCATCCACAGCGGCACCTTCAAGGCCGGGCAACGGTTGCCTTCGGTGCGCGAAACGGCGCTGGCGCAGGGTGTGTCCATCTCCACCACCCTGCAGGCCTACCGCCAGCTGGAAGAACAAGGACTGGCACAGGCCAAACCCAAAGCAGGCTATTTCGTGCGCGCTGCGGTGCGCACCGCCTTGCGCATTCCTCAGCCCAGCCCCAGCGCACCACCCCAACGCAGTTTTTCGCTGGAACGCCACAGCCGCTCCGAATCATTCGCCTTGCTCTACCAACCGGGCGATCGAGCCAGCTTTGGTGGCTTCACCCCACAGAGCAGCGGGTTGTTTGACGAACAGCGCCTGCGCGTGGCGGTGGGCCGCGCCGCGCGCGTACACAGGCGCAGCCTCACCGAATACAACAAAGCCGATACCGGCCGCCTGTCCCTGCGCCAGGCCGTGGCCCGGCGCGCGCTGCACATGGGATGCGCGCTGGACGCAGACGACATCGTGATCACCGCCAGTTGCACCCAGGCGGTCAGCCTGTGTTTGCGCGCCGTGACGTCGCCGGGCGATGTGGTGGCGCTCGAATCACCCACATTCTTTGGCTACCTCGATCTGCTCGAATCGCAAGGTCTGCGGGCCTTGGAAATCCCTTCGCATCCGCGCACCGGCATGTCGCTGCCGGCCCTTGAACTGGCGCTCGACACCCAGCCCATCAAGGCCGTGCTGACCACCCCCACACTGTCCAACCCGCTCGGGGCCGTGATGCCGCTGGCGGCCAAACAGCGCCTGGTTCGCCTTTTGGCGGAACGCGGTGTACCGCTGATTGAAGACGTGGTGTTCAACGACCTGCTGGCCGGCGACGAGCGGCGCAAAGCGGCCAAATCGTTCGACTCCGGGCGCGGCGTCATGGTTTGCGGTTCGTTCGCCAAAACGCTGGTGCCCGGCATGCGTCTGGGCTGGGTAGAAGGCGGCCGGTGGCGCGACACAATTGCGATTCACAAGCGCCTGCAAGGCGCCGCCACCAATGTGGTGCTGGAAGAGGCCCTGGCTGATTTGTTGACTCAAGGCAGCTATGAGGCCCATGTGCGCCGCCTGACCGCGCAACAAGCTGTGCGGCGCGCCGAAGCGCGCCAGATCATCGCCCGCCATTTCCCAAAAGGCATCCGCGTCAGCAATCCGCCCTCGGGTGACACCCTGTGGCTGGAGCTCGACCCCGCCATGGACAGCATGGCGCTGTTCCACCAATGCGCGGCCGAAGGCATCACATTCGGTCCCGGCCAGCTCTTCACCGCTACCGACCGCTATCGCCATTGCCTGCGCCTGAGCTTCTCGGGCCCATGGGACAACAACGCCCAGGGCGCGCTGGCGCGCATCGGCGAACTCGCCTGCGCCCTGACGGGCGGCCCCGCCCTGCGCCTTGCTGCTGCCACCCCCCAGCACGACTGA
- a CDS encoding DUF2917 domain-containing protein produces MHIPAPTTRLLPRQTRLIHASEGLRIRVVTGRLWLTQPGAAQDLFLGPGEAVDLLQDWVLVEADASPRQGASESAGFSAYEVHPCAAPAAPPLLRQALLASGLLKWLARASGKPGFAPRRTATP; encoded by the coding sequence ATGCACATCCCCGCACCCACGACCCGTCTGTTGCCGCGCCAGACCCGGCTGATCCATGCCAGCGAGGGCTTGCGCATTCGCGTGGTCACAGGGCGCCTGTGGTTGACCCAGCCCGGCGCTGCGCAAGATCTGTTCCTGGGGCCAGGGGAGGCGGTTGACCTGTTGCAGGACTGGGTTCTGGTCGAGGCCGATGCCAGCCCCCGGCAGGGCGCGTCGGAGTCGGCGGGGTTCAGTGCCTACGAAGTCCACCCATGCGCTGCGCCCGCCGCGCCACCTTTGTTGCGTCAGGCACTGCTCGCGAGCGGTCTCCTCAAGTGGTTGGCCCGTGCGAGCGGCAAACCCGGGTTTGCACCACGCCGCACAGCGACCCCGTGA
- a CDS encoding alpha/beta fold hydrolase has protein sequence MYLTVNNAPTYCYTGGKPFNPAQPTVVFIHGVLNDHSVWILQSRYLAHHGWNVLAVDLPGHCKSEGEAPSSVEQAADFIGALLDAAGVEKAALVGHSWGSLIALEAASRLKDRVSHLALVGTAYPMKVSPALIDASLNDPVKAMTMVNVFSRSTLCAPPSALGPGTWVYGAGMALGRRVLASNADVNVFHRGFVACDTYAGGDAAMQTLTCPVLFLLGAVDQMTTPKAAQGLIKAAQAAGKKHTVVYVPVGHHQMTEAPDATLFALRDFLRT, from the coding sequence ATGTACCTCACCGTCAACAACGCCCCCACCTATTGCTACACCGGCGGCAAGCCCTTCAACCCCGCCCAGCCAACCGTGGTGTTCATCCACGGCGTGCTCAACGACCACAGCGTGTGGATTCTGCAAAGCCGCTACCTCGCCCACCACGGCTGGAATGTGCTCGCGGTCGACCTGCCAGGCCACTGCAAAAGCGAAGGCGAAGCGCCTTCATCGGTCGAACAGGCGGCTGACTTCATCGGTGCGCTGCTGGATGCCGCAGGCGTCGAGAAAGCCGCACTTGTCGGCCACAGCTGGGGTTCTTTGATCGCGCTTGAAGCGGCCTCGCGACTCAAAGACCGGGTGAGCCACCTGGCCCTGGTCGGTACCGCCTACCCCATGAAGGTCTCTCCGGCACTGATCGATGCCTCGCTGAACGACCCGGTCAAAGCCATGACCATGGTCAACGTATTTTCGCGATCCACGCTCTGCGCCCCGCCTTCTGCCCTGGGACCGGGCACCTGGGTCTACGGCGCAGGCATGGCACTGGGCCGCCGTGTACTCGCCAGCAACGCCGACGTCAACGTGTTTCACCGCGGCTTTGTGGCCTGCGATACCTATGCGGGCGGCGATGCCGCCATGCAAACGCTGACCTGCCCCGTGTTGTTTCTGCTCGGTGCGGTCGACCAGATGACCACGCCCAAGGCCGCACAGGGCCTGATCAAGGCCGCCCAGGCAGCAGGCAAGAAGCACACGGTGGTTTATGTGCCAGTGGGTCACCATCAAATGACCGAGGCGCCCGACGCCACGCTGTTCGCCTTGCGCGATTTTTTGCGAACTTGA
- a CDS encoding O-acetylhomoserine aminocarboxypropyltransferase has product MPGYSDPGFDTLALHAGATPDATGARAVPIHLSTSFVFESSDHAAALFNLERPGHVYSRISNPTNAVFEQRMAALEGGIGAISTASGQAALHLAVATLMGAGSHIVASTALYGGSQNLLHYTLSRFGIETTFVKPGDIDGWRHAVRPNTKLFFGETVGNPGLDVLDIPTVSQIAHEAKVPLLVDSTLTTPYLIKPFDFGADIVYHSATKFLSGHGTVIGGVLVDSGSFDWEKSGKFPELTEAYEGFHNMVFSEESTVGAFLLRARREGLRDFGACLSPHSAWLILQGIETLSLRMNRHMGNTEKVVQFLASHPLVSRVGHPLLESHPSHALANKLLRFGAKGAGSVFSFDIKASREQGKAFIEALKIFSHLANVGDCRSLVIHPASTTHFRMSDDALAAAGIGPGTIRLSIGLEEADDLIDDLKRALKAAEKAGNK; this is encoded by the coding sequence ATGCCCGGTTATTCCGATCCCGGTTTCGATACCTTGGCCCTGCACGCAGGCGCCACGCCAGACGCCACCGGCGCACGCGCCGTTCCGATTCACCTGTCGACCTCGTTCGTTTTTGAATCCAGCGACCATGCCGCCGCGCTGTTCAACCTCGAACGACCAGGCCACGTCTACAGCCGCATCAGCAACCCGACCAATGCGGTTTTTGAGCAACGCATGGCCGCGCTTGAAGGCGGTATTGGCGCCATCAGCACCGCCTCGGGTCAGGCGGCGTTGCATCTGGCGGTGGCCACACTCATGGGTGCCGGCTCGCACATCGTGGCCTCGACCGCGCTCTACGGTGGCAGCCAGAACCTGCTGCACTACACCTTGAGCCGCTTCGGCATCGAGACCACCTTCGTGAAACCGGGTGACATCGACGGCTGGCGCCATGCCGTGCGCCCCAACACCAAGCTGTTCTTCGGCGAAACCGTGGGCAACCCTGGGCTGGATGTGCTCGACATCCCGACGGTGTCGCAAATTGCGCACGAAGCCAAGGTGCCGCTGCTGGTCGACTCCACCCTCACCACGCCCTACCTGATCAAGCCCTTCGACTTTGGAGCCGACATCGTTTACCACTCGGCCACCAAGTTCCTGAGCGGCCACGGCACGGTGATCGGCGGGGTGCTGGTGGACAGCGGCAGTTTCGACTGGGAAAAATCTGGCAAATTCCCCGAACTCACGGAGGCCTACGAGGGTTTCCACAACATGGTGTTCAGCGAAGAAAGCACCGTCGGCGCCTTCTTGCTGCGTGCCCGCCGTGAAGGCCTGCGCGATTTTGGCGCCTGCCTCTCGCCCCACAGCGCCTGGCTCATCCTGCAAGGCATCGAAACACTCTCGCTGCGCATGAACCGCCACATGGGCAACACCGAGAAGGTTGTGCAGTTCCTGGCCAGCCACCCACTCGTCAGCCGCGTGGGCCATCCGCTGCTGGAGAGCCACCCCAGCCACGCGCTGGCCAACAAGCTGTTGCGCTTTGGCGCCAAGGGCGCCGGCTCGGTGTTCAGCTTCGACATCAAGGCCTCTCGCGAGCAAGGCAAGGCCTTCATCGAAGCGCTCAAGATTTTCAGCCACCTGGCCAACGTGGGCGACTGCCGCTCACTGGTCATCCACCCCGCCAGCACCACCCATTTCCGCATGAGCGACGACGCGCTGGCTGCGGCGGGCATCGGCCCTGGCACGATCCGCCTGTCCATCGGACTGGAAGAGGCGGATGACCTGATCGACGATTTGAAACGCGCGCTCAAGGCCGCCGAGAAAGCAGGAAACAAATGA